A single region of the Anaerolineales bacterium genome encodes:
- a CDS encoding DegT/DnrJ/EryC1/StrS aminotransferase family protein, with product MRTNNRGAFVSRRTFLPFSPPSIGEDEIAAVVEALRSDWLTTGPRTGAFESAFAAWHNLPAQGALALNSCTGGLHVALATLGIGQGDEVILPPLTFASVANVVEQMGATPILADVDPATLTLDPAATAQAITPRTRAIIPVHYAGHPAEMDAFRTLAQNHNLRLIEDAAHALSAEYRRQKIGTIGDFTAFSFYPTKNITTSEGGMLTGAPDQIAAARLWSLHGLDRDAWKRYSNEGSWYYEVVVPGFKYNMTDIQAALGLAQLNRLAEFQERRRVVAGRYNAAFTNHPSLEPPTVRDYVVPSWHLYVLRLNLETLRIDRAQVMEELKARNIGASVHFIPVHLHPYYRDRYRWAADAFPIAYREYQRMVSLPLFPKMTDADVEDVIAAVFDVVERFRR from the coding sequence ATGAGAACAAACAATCGGGGCGCTTTTGTCAGCCGCCGCACCTTTTTACCCTTTTCACCACCCTCCATTGGGGAGGACGAAATTGCCGCTGTGGTGGAAGCGCTCCGCTCCGATTGGCTGACCACCGGTCCCCGCACGGGGGCTTTTGAGAGCGCCTTTGCCGCATGGCATAACCTTCCGGCGCAAGGCGCTTTGGCATTGAATTCCTGTACCGGTGGGCTTCATGTGGCATTGGCGACGTTGGGCATTGGGCAGGGCGATGAGGTGATTCTTCCGCCGCTCACCTTTGCCTCGGTTGCCAATGTGGTCGAACAAATGGGGGCGACGCCCATCCTTGCCGATGTTGACCCCGCCACCTTAACCCTTGATCCAGCGGCGACAGCGCAGGCGATCACCCCGCGCACACGGGCAATTATCCCCGTTCACTACGCCGGACACCCCGCCGAGATGGATGCCTTCCGCACTCTTGCTCAAAACCACAATCTGCGCCTGATCGAAGATGCTGCCCATGCGCTCAGCGCTGAATATCGGAGGCAAAAAATCGGGACGATTGGCGATTTCACTGCCTTCAGCTTTTATCCCACGAAGAACATCACCACCAGCGAAGGTGGGATGCTCACCGGAGCGCCCGATCAGATTGCGGCGGCGCGGTTGTGGAGTCTGCATGGGTTGGATCGGGATGCGTGGAAACGCTACAGCAATGAGGGATCGTGGTATTACGAGGTTGTGGTACCGGGCTTCAAATACAACATGACCGATATTCAGGCGGCGCTTGGGCTTGCCCAACTGAATCGCCTTGCCGAATTTCAAGAACGGCGGCGGGTGGTGGCGGGGCGCTATAACGCCGCCTTCACGAATCACCCTAGCCTTGAACCGCCAACAGTGCGCGATTATGTCGTCCCCTCATGGCATTTATACGTCTTGCGCTTGAATCTAGAGACGCTGAGGATTGATCGGGCGCAGGTGATGGAAGAACTGAAGGCGCGAAACATCGGGGCGAGCGTCCATTTTATCCCCGTTCACCTCCATCCCTACTATCGGGATCGCTATCGTTGGGCGGCGGATGCCTTTCCCATTGCCTACCGCGAATACCAGCGGATGGTGTCGCTGCCGCTTTTTCCCAAAATGACCGATGCCGATGTGGAGGATGTGATCGCCGCCGTCTTTGATGTGGTGGAACGCTTCCGCCGCTAA
- a CDS encoding polysaccharide biosynthesis protein yields the protein MLFARNPFNIRNRYYFLIDLVIFTLSAFASYVLRLEGLAFASDALRGLVVFLMFAMPIRLAIFALMGIYKRHWLNAGPSELLTVAAASLISGGIIFLTVAIFAQLTTTDLKIPRFVPITDTLIVMIAVGVSRFSSRAYFHLRARWLIGKIDPLNKKRVLIIGAGNTGTQIVSALEYARQRVNIIGFLDDDVAKVGAQVRGYRVLGKVADLPSVTKRWEINQAVIAMPGAPGSVIRQIAADADRLKLDYKIIPGMYELISGRVSVNTLRPLAIDDLLRRAPVNLRMDDIGEYIQGRTVLITGAGGSIGSELARQIARFIPAKLILLGHGENSLFATEVRLRMEAPNCPVSVVLCDVRDSQRLCQVFEQHRPQVVFHAAAHKHVNMLETNLIEAVTNNILGTRNIIERCNAVNVERMVLISTDKAVTPTSIMGTTKRVAELLIMDAAAKAPNRFVAVRFGNVLGSRGSVVPLFQQQIAAGGPITITDERMTRYFMSIPEAVLLVLKAGSHVDSGSLYVLNMGDPVRIIDLAHDMIRLSGLEVGRDVDIVITGAKPGEKLHEDLFWEYEHSEPIEEGAIYRVTLPDEHQRERVHTGITFIDDLIVAAHNHSEENVRRLLREIVFDHARTKTSYPVHPAA from the coding sequence ATGCTTTTTGCGCGTAATCCGTTCAACATCCGCAACCGCTATTATTTTCTGATCGATCTGGTCATCTTCACCCTCTCGGCGTTTGCCAGCTATGTGCTGCGTCTAGAGGGGCTTGCCTTTGCCTCCGATGCGCTGCGGGGGTTGGTCGTCTTTCTCATGTTTGCCATGCCCATCCGCTTAGCCATCTTTGCCCTGATGGGTATCTACAAGCGCCATTGGCTGAATGCCGGACCCAGCGAACTACTGACAGTGGCGGCTGCCTCCCTCATTTCGGGGGGGATTATTTTCCTGACGGTTGCTATCTTCGCCCAATTGACCACGACGGATCTGAAAATTCCCCGCTTTGTCCCCATCACCGATACACTCATCGTGATGATTGCTGTTGGCGTCTCACGGTTTAGCTCTCGCGCTTATTTTCATCTTCGCGCGCGGTGGCTTATCGGCAAGATTGATCCGCTGAACAAGAAGCGCGTCCTCATTATCGGCGCGGGAAACACTGGCACGCAGATTGTCAGCGCCCTTGAATATGCCCGCCAGCGGGTAAATATCATCGGCTTTTTGGATGATGATGTGGCAAAAGTTGGGGCGCAGGTGCGCGGCTACCGTGTGTTGGGCAAGGTTGCCGATCTCCCTAGCGTTACCAAACGATGGGAGATCAATCAGGCGGTCATTGCCATGCCCGGCGCCCCGGGCAGCGTGATTCGTCAGATTGCCGCCGATGCGGATCGGCTCAAACTGGACTACAAAATCATTCCTGGGATGTACGAATTGATCAGCGGGCGTGTCAGTGTGAATACGCTCCGCCCGCTCGCCATTGATGATCTGCTGCGTCGCGCTCCGGTCAACTTGCGGATGGATGATATTGGAGAGTATATCCAGGGGCGCACAGTCTTAATCACCGGCGCAGGGGGGTCGATTGGCTCAGAGTTGGCGCGGCAGATTGCCCGCTTTATTCCGGCAAAACTGATCCTTTTGGGGCATGGCGAAAACAGCCTCTTTGCCACGGAAGTACGTCTGCGGATGGAAGCGCCCAACTGTCCCGTATCCGTCGTCCTTTGTGATGTGCGCGACAGCCAACGGTTATGCCAAGTCTTTGAGCAGCATCGCCCACAGGTTGTCTTTCATGCCGCTGCTCATAAGCACGTCAACATGTTGGAGACGAACCTGATTGAGGCGGTGACGAATAATATCCTCGGAACGCGCAACATCATTGAGCGTTGCAATGCGGTGAATGTGGAGCGGATGGTTTTGATCTCTACGGATAAAGCAGTTACCCCAACAAGCATCATGGGGACGACAAAACGGGTTGCCGAACTGTTGATCATGGATGCCGCTGCCAAAGCCCCCAACCGCTTTGTCGCCGTGCGCTTTGGGAATGTCCTCGGCAGCCGCGGAAGCGTCGTCCCCTTGTTCCAACAGCAAATTGCCGCTGGCGGTCCGATTACGATCACCGATGAGCGCATGACGCGCTATTTTATGAGCATCCCCGAAGCCGTCCTTCTTGTGCTGAAGGCGGGCAGCCACGTCGATAGCGGTTCGCTTTATGTGCTGAATATGGGCGATCCAGTGCGCATCATCGATCTCGCCCACGATATGATCCGGCTCAGCGGGTTGGAAGTGGGGCGCGATGTGGACATTGTAATCACTGGCGCAAAACCGGGCGAAAAACTCCATGAAGACCTTTTCTGGGAGTATGAACACAGCGAACCGATTGAAGAAGGGGCAATCTACCGCGTGACACTGCCCGATGAGCATCAGCGGGAGCGTGTTCATACCGGAATCACTTTCATTGATGACCTGATCGTCGCCGCCCACAACCATTCTGAGGAAAATGTGCGCCGTTTGCTGCGGGAAATTGTCTTTGATCACGCCCGTACAAAAACATCCTACCCTGTTCATCCTGCGGCATGA
- a CDS encoding iron permease, translated as MKRTAIVVLSIMLVISACLTTLRPVLAEGGRTIAPQQSAETMRRALFNVQAALMMGNGSDAQSHLAAAEAIYNDDLSAPIRGADKATDKRIRALFKQVEAGIAAGNAVQVAAARGQLWGEILGGSAAIIFQALEQGDAATAKSWLLLREFRTATKFSRPPADATLALSALERGEITAKVALETVRADLWDTYQAKMNEAFAEAALANTRHFLAKRAEAVGMAAGYFSALTVPFEAQKGAEGLLTAQAAFITLIDAAIAERPFEPALTDVENTLRGFRAVALSAAAAARRAGQFSRFIALVSVEYGRGVRDGQVINDIEIQEALTFRDAAQAAFDDLYFSLVEQETAAADEIRERLRQIDADIRATVNPAQVDNSVNQVAVLFSALIPTEWGALNTESDFDVIEAVLDQLSAALRAGQYDKAESARVEAYAILDSGIEQKLRGFQPELGNEIEMLFWHGTAEQQGLATLLGSHAPVTEVMRGLGVLRAKLNEAESYLSSKSAPAAVIGNSAVIVFREGLEAVLILASLLASLRSAETRKFRTPIIGGAILALGASALTWVIANSLLMALIRYGERLEAVVSLIAIGVLLLILNWFFHKVYWTGWIAGFHSRKGRIIAGGLAVGQIISLMVLGFSSIYREGFETVLFLQSLVLDAGIGVVLQGVLIGLIGVAIVGVITFALQVRLPYKKMLIVTGIMIAAVLFIMVGNTVHVLQAVGWLPITPIRGIYMPHWVGQWFGLYATWQGIGLQAAALVYVVGTYFWAERAIYHKKHTQAKAKKETKIAGQVG; from the coding sequence ATGAAACGTACTGCCATTGTCGTCCTAAGCATCATGCTCGTAATCAGCGCGTGCCTCACCACGCTCCGCCCTGTCCTTGCTGAAGGAGGGCGCACCATTGCCCCTCAGCAATCCGCCGAAACGATGCGTCGGGCGCTGTTCAACGTTCAAGCGGCGCTTATGATGGGAAATGGCAGCGACGCCCAATCCCATCTCGCGGCGGCAGAGGCAATTTATAATGATGACCTGTCCGCGCCCATTCGAGGTGCTGATAAAGCGACTGATAAGCGGATCAGAGCGCTTTTTAAGCAGGTGGAAGCAGGCATTGCAGCGGGCAACGCGGTGCAGGTCGCGGCAGCACGGGGGCAGCTTTGGGGGGAGATTCTTGGCGGCAGCGCGGCGATTATTTTTCAGGCATTGGAACAGGGTGACGCCGCTACCGCCAAATCATGGTTATTGTTGAGAGAATTTCGCACCGCGACGAAGTTTAGCCGCCCGCCTGCCGATGCCACCCTTGCCCTAAGCGCCCTCGAACGGGGGGAAATCACGGCGAAGGTGGCGTTGGAGACGGTGCGGGCGGATTTATGGGATACCTATCAGGCAAAGATGAATGAGGCATTTGCGGAGGCAGCCCTAGCCAATACGCGGCATTTCCTAGCCAAACGCGCCGAGGCTGTGGGTATGGCTGCCGGATATTTTTCCGCCCTGACCGTCCCTTTTGAGGCGCAAAAGGGGGCGGAGGGACTTCTCACCGCACAGGCTGCGTTTATCACCTTGATTGATGCTGCCATAGCCGAGCGCCCCTTTGAGCCGGCTCTGACGGATGTGGAAAACACGCTGAGGGGATTCCGGGCTGTGGCGCTCTCGGCAGCAGCAGCGGCACGGCGGGCAGGGCAGTTCAGCCGATTCATCGCCCTTGTTTCGGTGGAATATGGGCGCGGTGTGCGCGATGGGCAGGTTATCAACGATATTGAAATTCAAGAAGCGCTTACCTTCCGCGATGCGGCGCAAGCGGCATTTGACGATCTCTACTTCTCGCTGGTAGAGCAAGAGACGGCTGCGGCGGACGAGATTCGGGAGCGGCTGCGCCAAATCGATGCCGACATTCGGGCAACGGTCAATCCGGCTCAGGTGGACAATTCGGTGAATCAGGTGGCGGTGCTTTTTAGCGCCCTAATCCCAACCGAATGGGGAGCGCTGAATACGGAATCGGATTTTGATGTTATTGAGGCGGTATTGGATCAGCTTTCCGCCGCGCTGCGGGCGGGTCAGTATGACAAAGCGGAATCGGCACGGGTAGAAGCCTACGCGATCCTTGACTCTGGGATTGAGCAAAAATTGCGCGGGTTTCAACCCGAATTGGGCAACGAGATTGAAATGCTCTTTTGGCATGGAACAGCCGAGCAGCAGGGGTTAGCAACCCTTCTTGGCAGCCATGCGCCGGTTACGGAGGTCATGCGTGGGCTGGGTGTTCTCCGCGCCAAACTAAACGAGGCAGAAAGTTACCTGAGCAGCAAAAGCGCCCCCGCTGCGGTGATTGGAAACTCGGCGGTGATTGTTTTTCGAGAGGGATTGGAGGCAGTGTTGATCCTTGCTTCACTGCTGGCATCGCTGCGGAGCGCGGAAACACGCAAATTCCGCACACCGATTATCGGTGGCGCGATTCTGGCATTAGGGGCATCGGCACTGACATGGGTAATCGCCAACAGTTTGCTCATGGCGCTCATTCGCTATGGGGAACGATTGGAGGCAGTGGTTAGCCTGATCGCTATCGGCGTGCTGCTCTTGATTTTGAACTGGTTTTTCCACAAGGTGTATTGGACGGGCTGGATTGCTGGCTTTCACAGCCGCAAGGGGCGGATTATCGCTGGCGGGCTGGCGGTAGGGCAGATCATCAGCCTGATGGTGTTGGGCTTTAGCAGCATCTACCGCGAAGGCTTCGAGACCGTCCTCTTTTTGCAATCGCTTGTATTGGACGCGGGTATCGGCGTTGTGTTGCAGGGAGTTTTGATTGGCTTGATCGGTGTTGCCATTGTGGGAGTGATCACTTTTGCCCTTCAAGTGCGCTTACCGTACAAGAAAATGCTGATCGTCACCGGAATCATGATTGCCGCTGTTCTGTTCATCATGGTGGGAAACACCGTTCACGTGTTGCAAGCGGTGGGCTGGCTGCCGATCACACCGATCCGAGGCATCTATATGCCCCATTGGGTAGGGCAATGGTTTGGTCTATACGCCACATGGCAGGGAATAGGCTTGCAAGCGGCTGCCCTTGTCTATGTTGTGGGGACGTATTTTTGGGCGGAACGCGCCATATACCACAAGAAACATACACAAGCGAAAGCGAAAAAAGAAACGAAGATCGCTGGTCAGGTTGGTTAG
- a CDS encoding tetratricopeptide repeat protein gives MTIGSQSLINNRYVLMELLGSGGMGSVYRASDRLNGQVVALKRVSVETSALVFGLHPERVDLRLALAREFQTLASLRHPNIISVLDYGFAMDGQPYFTMPLLEGAVDVREAAERFDLRGRVGLIAQMLEALRYLHRQGIIHRDLKPGNVLVTPDGVLRLLDFGLAIESEKAIGVAGTLAYLAPEILHGHRPVIPTDLYAVGVMSYELLAGRYPFETGTPQVMMRQIIAMLPDLTPIPEGLDPDAPRLYTGGSAHSEGITIILPDSSTHAGSLPLDEETKTFVAAEVPKTADLISATRPIIPLAEVSGTPPEGQRKPTTPPSHLRAFVGRLLAKVPEDRYGDAGDALHDLAALTGLPELAENANARESFLAAAKFVGRQRPLGALQTALNAAIRGEGSAWLVGGESGVGKSRLIDEIRGMALVNGALVLTGQAVDNGGLAYQIWRDPVRRLLLSTEVNDLDAGTLKSIIPDIAALLDRPIPDAPALDGRSAEQRLAVTILDLFRRYARPILLIAEDLQWVTESLDPLKLMIKTVGDLPLMIIGSYRDDERPELPAELPEMRLLTLERFDTAQIVAFSQSMLGEAGTQPRLINLLEHETEGNALFMVEVVRALAEEAGSLGAIGRATLPDHVLSGGIKSILLRRIARVPLIAQPLLRLAAAGGRFVDLNVIAHLDPTLNVEGWLAACVNAAVLEVNDGRWRFAHEKLRMTLLETMDSAEYAQANRRIGVAIENIYAGDDAYAPLLMDHWKAAGERDKEAHYATLTGEQLALRSLFSEARKLFTRALALLPPTDHARRVEALVALGETAERTSDYPEAQMRFMEALESGAATPALEVRAHNGLSAVAHRRGDYERGEAQARAALSLAQKAGDRRGIAASFSNLGNIAYARADYSNAARHYEDSLFISRELADRAGIAAALTSLANVAYARGDYPLARARYSETFDIWHEIGNRLGMNIILNNLGAVASALGDYQNARQHYERSLTLQNEIHDRRGISFSLNNLGTIAYRTGDYPRAAQYYEESLNIKREIGDRKGAASSLNNLGFVAYDLGDYNRAKAYYAECLSIGREIGDRRAIANGLDGLGITAAAQNNHAAAETHFSESLALFREMGDRAGAATTLINRGFSRLQAGDLPGAGDSGWEAVSLAQEIGASGIVVDALMLFAQLNLMRGAPGDGERAAVLLGAAEVHPAFSGGQKRRFTTLWAEFEENYPEEARPAPIQAALIRGKTLTSDEAIQTLVSQR, from the coding sequence ATGACCATCGGCAGCCAATCTTTGATCAACAACCGCTATGTGCTGATGGAACTGCTTGGATCGGGCGGGATGGGGAGCGTTTATCGGGCATCGGATCGCCTTAATGGGCAGGTCGTCGCCTTGAAGCGCGTCTCGGTGGAGACCTCTGCCCTTGTTTTTGGGCTGCACCCTGAGCGGGTCGATCTCCGTCTGGCGCTGGCACGCGAGTTTCAGACTCTTGCCTCGCTGCGCCACCCCAATATCATCAGCGTCTTGGATTACGGCTTTGCCATGGACGGGCAGCCCTACTTCACCATGCCGCTTTTGGAAGGGGCGGTGGATGTCCGTGAGGCGGCGGAGCGCTTCGATTTACGGGGGCGGGTGGGCTTGATCGCCCAAATGTTGGAGGCGCTCCGCTACTTACACCGACAGGGAATCATCCACCGCGATTTGAAGCCGGGCAATGTCCTTGTTACGCCCGATGGCGTGCTGCGCCTGCTCGATTTTGGGCTTGCCATTGAATCCGAAAAGGCGATCGGTGTTGCTGGCACCTTAGCCTACCTTGCCCCTGAAATACTGCATGGGCATCGTCCGGTGATCCCAACGGATTTATATGCCGTCGGCGTTATGTCCTATGAACTTCTAGCGGGGCGCTATCCTTTTGAAACGGGCACGCCACAAGTGATGATGCGCCAAATCATCGCCATGCTTCCAGACCTGACGCCCATTCCAGAGGGACTTGATCCTGATGCCCCTCGGCTTTATACAGGCGGCAGTGCCCACAGCGAAGGAATCACGATCATTCTCCCCGATTCATCCACTCACGCAGGGTCGCTGCCACTTGATGAAGAAACAAAAACATTCGTCGCCGCTGAAGTTCCCAAAACGGCTGATTTGATCAGCGCCACCCGCCCGATTATCCCCCTTGCCGAGGTGAGTGGGACTCCACCCGAAGGACAGCGTAAACCGACCACCCCGCCAAGCCACCTTCGTGCCTTTGTGGGGCGTCTATTGGCGAAAGTTCCTGAAGATCGTTATGGCGATGCGGGCGATGCCCTCCATGATCTTGCCGCCCTTACAGGGCTGCCGGAACTTGCCGAGAACGCCAACGCCCGCGAGAGCTTCTTGGCGGCGGCAAAATTTGTCGGACGGCAGCGCCCGTTGGGAGCGCTTCAAACGGCACTCAATGCCGCCATTCGCGGCGAGGGGTCGGCGTGGCTGGTGGGGGGGGAAAGCGGCGTGGGAAAATCGCGCCTAATCGATGAAATTCGCGGGATGGCGCTCGTCAATGGTGCCCTTGTCCTCACTGGGCAAGCGGTGGATAACGGGGGGCTTGCCTACCAGATTTGGCGTGATCCGGTGCGCCGTTTACTCCTCTCTACCGAGGTGAACGACCTTGACGCTGGAACACTGAAGTCCATCATCCCCGATATAGCCGCCTTGCTAGATCGTCCCATCCCTGATGCGCCAGCGCTCGATGGGCGTTCGGCAGAGCAGCGCCTCGCCGTGACCATCCTTGATCTGTTCCGGCGTTATGCCCGTCCGATACTCTTGATTGCTGAAGATTTACAATGGGTGACGGAAAGCCTTGATCCCTTGAAATTGATGATCAAGACGGTGGGCGACCTGCCGCTGATGATTATTGGGAGTTATCGTGACGACGAACGTCCCGAACTTCCCGCCGAACTCCCGGAAATGCGCTTGCTCACCCTAGAACGCTTTGACACCGCTCAGATCGTTGCGTTCAGCCAGTCCATGCTTGGCGAGGCAGGGACGCAGCCCCGCCTGATCAACCTTCTGGAGCATGAGACAGAAGGCAACGCCCTTTTTATGGTCGAGGTTGTTCGGGCGTTGGCAGAGGAAGCGGGAAGTCTGGGGGCAATCGGGCGGGCGACGCTCCCTGATCATGTCTTGTCGGGCGGCATCAAGTCGATTTTGCTCAGACGTATCGCCCGTGTGCCGCTGATCGCCCAACCCTTGCTGCGTCTAGCCGCAGCGGGCGGACGGTTCGTCGATCTAAACGTGATCGCTCACCTTGATCCCACTCTAAACGTAGAAGGGTGGCTTGCCGCCTGTGTGAACGCCGCCGTTTTAGAGGTGAATGACGGACGCTGGCGATTTGCCCATGAAAAACTGCGTATGACGCTCTTAGAAACCATGGATAGTGCCGAATATGCTCAGGCAAACCGCCGCATCGGTGTGGCAATTGAAAACATCTATGCGGGAGATGACGCCTACGCGCCGCTGCTGATGGATCATTGGAAGGCGGCGGGCGAACGCGATAAAGAAGCGCACTATGCCACCCTGACGGGGGAGCAGCTTGCCCTCCGTTCACTCTTTTCCGAAGCGCGAAAGCTCTTTACGCGGGCGCTGGCGCTGCTGCCGCCAACCGACCACGCCCGCCGCGTTGAGGCGCTGGTGGCGCTTGGCGAAACGGCGGAACGGACAAGCGATTACCCCGAAGCGCAAATGCGCTTTATGGAGGCGCTGGAAAGCGGCGCGGCAACCCCCGCCCTTGAAGTGCGGGCGCACAACGGTTTAAGCGCTGTTGCCCACCGCCGGGGCGATTATGAGCGTGGCGAGGCACAGGCACGCGCCGCCCTTAGCCTAGCGCAGAAGGCGGGGGATCGGCGCGGGATTGCCGCCAGTTTCAGCAATTTGGGCAACATCGCTTACGCACGGGCAGACTACAGCAACGCTGCCCGCCACTATGAGGACAGCCTTTTCATTAGCCGCGAGTTGGCAGACCGTGCAGGGATTGCCGCCGCACTCACTAGCTTGGCAAATGTTGCCTATGCGCGGGGCGATTACCCCCTTGCCCGCGCCCGCTACAGCGAAACCTTTGATATTTGGCACGAGATTGGCAACCGCTTGGGGATGAACATCATCCTGAATAATCTGGGGGCGGTGGCATCCGCGTTAGGGGATTATCAGAATGCCCGCCAACATTACGAGCGCAGTCTGACGCTTCAAAATGAAATTCATGACCGGCGGGGGATTTCCTTTAGCCTGAACAATCTCGGCACAATTGCCTACCGCACGGGCGATTATCCCCGCGCCGCGCAATATTATGAAGAAAGTTTGAACATCAAGCGCGAGATTGGGGATCGCAAAGGGGCTGCCAGCAGTTTGAACAACCTTGGCTTTGTTGCCTATGATCTGGGTGATTATAATCGGGCGAAAGCATACTACGCCGAATGTTTGAGCATCGGGCGGGAGATCGGAGACCGGCGGGCAATTGCCAACGGCTTGGATGGCTTGGGAATCACCGCCGCCGCCCAGAACAACCATGCGGCGGCAGAGACTCATTTCAGCGAGAGTTTGGCGCTTTTCCGTGAGATGGGAGATCGCGCCGGGGCAGCGACAACCTTAATTAACCGAGGATTTTCCCGCTTGCAAGCGGGCGATCTTCCCGGCGCAGGGGATTCCGGGTGGGAGGCGGTCAGTCTCGCGCAGGAAATCGGCGCATCGGGTATAGTGGTAGATGCGTTGATGCTCTTTGCCCAACTCAACTTAATGCGCGGAGCGCCGGGCGATGGCGAACGGGCAGCGGTGTTGTTAGGGGCGGCAGAAGTCCATCCCGCCTTCAGCGGCGGGCAAAAGAGGCGCTTTACAACCCTTTGGGCGGAATTTGAGGAAAATTATCCTGAGGAAGCCCGACCTGCTCCTATTCAAGCAGCGCTTATCCGAGGCAAAACGCTGACCAGCGACGAGGCGATTCAAACCTTAGTCAGTCAACGATAG
- the meaB gene encoding methylmalonyl Co-A mutase-associated GTPase MeaB, giving the protein MTLPPVVAAIRASRRELARLLTRIENGEANADLAALYPATGKAHIIGVTGAPGTGKSSLVNSLAKHYRGLEQTVGIVAVDPTSPFSGGAVLGDRIRMRDLSGDPGVFIRSMATRGSLGGLARTTSDAVRALDAAGFEIILIETVGAGQSEVDIASAAATTLVIEAPGLGDDVQAIKAGIMEIADILVINKADRPGVENTQRALRAMLDLGHRAERIAHHGRLLTVPATNLAVDESSAWQPPIVQTVATNGTGITDLVAQIAAHRAYLIHTGTQALRERATIEGEITERLREVLLARLLAGTDRAVLAGLVDQVVARQLDPAGAVESLLGIR; this is encoded by the coding sequence TTGACATTGCCCCCTGTGGTAGCAGCTATCCGCGCCAGCCGCCGCGAACTTGCCCGCTTGCTGACGCGCATCGAAAACGGTGAGGCGAACGCTGACTTGGCGGCGCTTTACCCGGCGACGGGGAAGGCGCACATCATTGGGGTAACGGGTGCGCCGGGGACGGGGAAAAGCTCCCTTGTGAACAGCCTTGCCAAACACTATCGGGGCTTGGAGCAAACCGTTGGCATTGTCGCTGTTGACCCCACCAGCCCTTTTAGCGGGGGGGCGGTGTTGGGAGATCGGATTCGGATGCGCGATCTGTCGGGCGATCCGGGTGTTTTCATCCGCAGCATGGCAACACGCGGCAGTTTGGGCGGTCTGGCGCGAACGACGAGCGATGCCGTCCGCGCCCTTGACGCCGCCGGCTTTGAGATAATCCTGATTGAGACCGTTGGGGCGGGGCAAAGCGAGGTGGATATTGCCAGCGCCGCAGCGACAACATTGGTCATTGAAGCGCCCGGATTGGGTGACGATGTGCAGGCGATCAAAGCGGGGATCATGGAGATCGCGGATATTCTCGTGATCAACAAAGCAGACCGCCCCGGTGTAGAAAACACCCAACGGGCGCTGCGGGCAATGCTTGATCTAGGGCATCGGGCAGAGCGAATCGCCCATCACGGACGGCTGCTGACCGTTCCGGCGACGAACCTTGCCGTAGACGAGAGCAGCGCATGGCAGCCCCCAATTGTCCAAACGGTTGCCACGAATGGGACAGGGATCACCGACCTTGTCGCCCAAATTGCCGCCCACCGCGCCTACCTGATTCACACTGGGACGCAGGCACTGCGGGAACGGGCAACCATTGAGGGGGAAATTACCGAACGCCTGCGTGAGGTGCTTCTTGCCCGACTTTTGGCAGGGACAGACCGAGCGGTCTTGGCAGGGCTGGTCGATCAGGTTGTGGCGCGGCAGCTTGATCCGGCGGGGGCGGTAGAGAGCTTGCTTGGGATACGGTAG
- a CDS encoding cobalamin B12-binding domain-containing protein, whose amino-acid sequence MTETKERKIRVLVAKPGLDGHDRGAKVVARALRDAGMEVIYTGLRQTPEMIVEAALQEDVDVIGLSILSGAHMALIPRIMELMKANDLSDVKVILGGIVPDDDLPVLKAMGVSGVFGPGANTEDIAKHIRQVVGASA is encoded by the coding sequence ATGACTGAGACAAAAGAACGAAAAATTCGCGTTCTGGTGGCAAAGCCGGGGTTGGATGGGCATGATCGGGGGGCGAAGGTTGTTGCCCGCGCCCTGCGCGATGCTGGCATGGAGGTGATTTATACCGGGCTGCGTCAAACACCAGAAATGATTGTTGAGGCAGCCTTGCAAGAAGATGTGGACGTTATTGGTCTGTCCATTCTTAGTGGGGCGCATATGGCGCTCATCCCCCGCATTATGGAATTGATGAAAGCCAATGACCTGAGTGATGTGAAAGTGATTCTTGGCGGTATTGTCCCTGATGATGATCTGCCCGTGCTGAAAGCGATGGGTGTTAGCGGGGTGTTCGGTCCCGGCGCAAACACCGAAGATATTGCCAAACACATCCGCCAAGTGGTGGGAGCGTCGGCGTGA